CGCCCGGCCGCTGCGTCCGGCAGCAGTCGCGCGCCCGCCAGCACCCGCGACAGCATCGTCAGCCATCCGAACGGGTGGGTGTCCATCACGGTCCGGGCGACCGCGGCATTGTCGACTCCGGCGTCCACCAGCCGCGCTGCCAGCCGATGCGCGCGGGGACTGGCCCACCGGAACGACCCGGTGTCGGTGGCCAGCCCCGCATACAGGCAGTGCGCCACGTCCGCATCGATCGGCTCGCCCCAGGCGTCGATCAGTTCTGCCACCATCATGGTCGTCGAATCTGCTGACGCGTCAACGTAATTGGCTGTGCCGAACAACTGATTCGACGCGTGATGGTCGATCACCAGCAGCTCGCGTCCGACCGCCAGCTGCCCCAGCTCCCCGAGCCGATCCGCGCTCGAGACGTCGACGGTCACCACCAGATCGACGTCGCGACGCATCGCGTCGGCAGCGACCAGCAACTCGCCGCCCGGTAACGATTGCAGCGACTGCGGCAACGCCGCCGGCCGGGCGAAACTGACTTCGACCGCCTTGCCGCGCCGTCGCAGGACCGAGGCCAGCGCCAGCCCGGCGCCGATGGTGTCGGCGTCGGGATGCAC
The window above is part of the Mycolicibacter sp. MU0102 genome. Proteins encoded here:
- a CDS encoding DHH family phosphoesterase is translated as MSSRATDPLPTGRRVDAVGAVALLAGASTLAVICHVHPDADTIGAGLALASVLRRRGKAVEVSFARPAALPQSLQSLPGGELLVAADAMRRDVDLVVTVDVSSADRLGELGQLAVGRELLVIDHHASNQLFGTANYVDASADSTTMMVAELIDAWGEPIDADVAHCLYAGLATDTGSFRWASPRAHRLAARLVDAGVDNAAVARTVMDTHPFGWLTMLSRVLAGARLLPDAAAGRGLVYAVVDHAEWTAARPEEVESIVDIVRTTAQAEVAAVFKEIAPGCWAVSMRAKSAVDLSAVAVAFGGGGHRLAAGYSVTGTAADVVAGLVAGLG